The Cyanobacteriota bacterium genomic sequence CGCCCAACGCAAATCGGCATTGTCCAAGCTAGCCTCTGTTAGGTCTGCCTCTGCTAAATAGGCTCCTGTTAGGTGGGTAGACAACAGCCGTGCTCCCCGTAAATTGGCGGCATAGAGATAGGCACCTACCAATTCTGCCTGGTGTAAATTGGCCTGTTCCAAGGTGGCATGGTTAAAAGTAGCGTCAGTGCCATCCACGTAGCTGAGGTCGGCGCGAGTTAGGTTAGCATGGCTGAAGTCAGCTCCTCGCAAACAAACGCCCCGGAGTTCTACCCCAATCAGGTTAGCGTGGCTGAGATCAGCGCCAGTGAGGTTACTGCCCCGCAGGTCGGCCCCAATCAAATTAGCATCACGAAGGTTGATGTTGCGCAAGTCTAGGTGGGTGAGGTCAGCAACACTGAGGTCGATCGGCTGCTCAGGATGCTGGAGCCGCCACTGGTGCCAATAGCCGTTGCGGATAGCGACAAATTGGTCGGGATGTGCCATAGGTCACCACATCACTCCTTACGTCCAGCAGGATTCTCACGCCCTGTGACGGCTTCTATGGCTGCGATCGACGATCGATAGCTCGCCATGATGTCCTGCTCTGTTCCACCTAGATACATGCGCCCAAAGCTGCCAAACGCCTGCACATCTAAAATGTTAATGCGGGCAGCTTTTTCTGCCTCGTTAGCCGCTAGTGCTGCATAGGCTGCAGGCTCTACCTCCAGCACATAAAGGGTTTGCCCTGCCAACAGCAATTGTCCCCG encodes the following:
- a CDS encoding pentapeptide repeat-containing protein; protein product: MAHPDQFVAIRNGYWHQWRLQHPEQPIDLSVADLTHLDLRNINLRDANLIGADLRGSNLTGADLSHANLIGVELRGVCLRGADFSHANLTRADLSYVDGTDATFNHATLEQANLHQAELVGAYLYAANLRGARLLSTHLTGAYLAEADLTEASLDNADLRWAVLQKAIVHNATLQRTQIRGAVLRGATFHGATLQMLGVDSGQLEGADLRQAIVPDEPT